In Aedes albopictus strain Foshan chromosome 3, AalbF5, whole genome shotgun sequence, the following are encoded in one genomic region:
- the LOC109425569 gene encoding uncharacterized protein K02A2.6-like isoform X3 → MQAFEYASHTDDVGIEWCKWLRSFETMIRASRITDDDWKRDLLLHYAGPSVQQLFETLPDLPDSDMRGPLVNIEQYTPNMTSYEEATSKLNAFFLPKENATYERHLLRQMKQKAGESIDAFTVRLRIQAERCGFGEKVEENVKDQIIQTCQSTNLRRELLKRGDATLEEVLQVAKIFETVAQQEKSFSGIEQKPPASEVNKIEVNTFAKRNRFAEPMRVECHRCGYFGHMARDDKCPARGKSCNKCGGRDHFAKKCRKRKYPAESSAKRDLGRQERIDNDSRKPGSKDLSTVKHIVEAETEYVFNVTTPDGNGELQCVIGGVLTSVVIDSGSKYNLLSESVWASLKSRKVMVSGQTKEVSKVFKAYGGNELPVIGAFTAIVQLGDHSRPAEFYVVQGSGKILIGRDTATEMGVLKISTSVNKVDAGPPATAENQPSTTVERPSNINEPPSSHLGTIKDMIVDIPINPEVTPVIQPYRRIPVALENLVDRKIDELLAQGVIEKVNEPSKWVSPMVVVPKGDDVRICVDMRRANEAVARENHPLPTIEDFLPHLAKAKVFSRLDVKNAFHQVEISQKSREITTFITRRGLYRYTRLMFGINCAPELFQKIMEQILCGCEGCVNFIDDVIVFGADQEEHDARLQMVLRRMSDMNVLLNNSKCVYGVTELKFLGHFLSDNGITPDSDKLESIKNFREPKTAEETRSFLGLVNYVGKFIPNLATLTEPLRQLTRHQSKFVWNREHQTAFEELKRHLMNPCTLGYFDGDDRTQLIADASPVGLGAVLIQINDKGPRIISYASRSLTDVEKRYAQIEKEALALVWAVERFHYYLFGRSFDLITDHKPLEAIFGPKSKPCARIERWVVRLLTYKGRVIYRPGKSNIADPLSRLAVTSEQSGKPFEEYTEHYVNWVAINAAPVALKLTEIEQESERDEAIKAVGIGLQQGEWCEAATPFKLFCSELCFAGKILLRGTRMVIPENLRARTLDLAHEGHPGMTIMKQRLRAKVWWPKLDTQVEKYVKGCRGCALVAAPAPPEPMKRKELPSQPWQHVAIDFLGPLPSGHYLFVVVDYFSRYIEVEIMKKTDSTETIKRLSTIFARFGLPVTVTADNGPQFTSEEFRNYCESSNIKLISTTPYWPQQNGEVERQNRSILKRLSISQATNTDWVSELNKYLLMYRSSPHSTTGKTPSEMLFGYNIRDKVPSINQPKEIDEETADRDREKKEKGKLYADERRNAKPNSITEGDKVLVKRMTKPNKLATTFEPVVYDVIKRKGGDVVVASEDTGTAYRRHVSHLQRVIGEGEPGGTCVNPSNLQGSGATKRSAVDLPETESRSKRPTRQPGYLRDYV, encoded by the exons ATGCAAGCATTCGAATACGCATCGCATACTGACGACGTCGGAATCGAGTGGTGTAAATGGCTGAGGTCATTTGAAACAATGATCCGGGCGAGCAGAATAACTGATGATGACTGGAAGCGGGATTTGTTGCTGCATTATGCCGGGCCAAGCGTACAGCAGCTGTTCGAGACGTTGCCTGATTTGCCGGATAGTGACATGCGAGGGCCGCTTGTAAATATTGAGCAATATACGCCGAACATGACGAGTTATGAAGAGGCCACATCGAAATTGAATGCGTTTTTCCTCCCGAAAGAGAACGCGACGTACGAAAGACACCTGCTTCGTCAAATGAAGCAAAAAGCTGGTGAGTCTATCGATGCTTTCACGGTCAGGCTACGAATCCAAGCGGAAAGATGCGGGTTCGGCGAGAAGGTTGAAGAAAACGTGAAGGACCAAATAATTCAAACTTGCCAATCGACCAACTTGCGGAGAGAATTGCTGAAGCGGGGCGATGCGACTCTAGAGGAAGTGCTGCAGGTTGCGAAGATTTTTGAAACTGTGGCGCAACAGGAGAAGTCCTTCAGCGGCATTGAACAGAAGCCTCCCGCTAGTGAAGTGAACAAAATTGAAGTAAACACATTCGCCAAAAGGAATCGTTTTGCCGAACCAATGCGTGTGGAGTGTCACCGGTGTGGATATTTTGGACACATGGCAAGAGACGACAAGTGCCCAGCAAGAGGAAAATCCTGCAATAAGTGTGGCGGCCGTGATCACTTTGCAAAGAAGTGTCGTAAACGTAAGTACCCGGCGGAATCGAGTGCAAAGCGTGATCTTGGTCGACAAGAAAGGATTGACAACGATTCCCGTAAGCCTGGAAGCAAAGATTTAAGCACCGTCAAGCATATTGTCGAAGCAGAGACGGAATACGTATTCAACGTTACGACACCTGACGGTAATGGTGAATTGCAATGTGTAATTGGCGGTGTATTGACATCAGTAGTAATTGATTCCGGATCGAAGTACAATTTACTGAGTGAATCAGTTTGGGCATCGTTGAAATCAAGGAAAGTGATGGTCTCCGGGCAAACAAAAGAGGTGTCAAAGGTATTCAAGGCCTATGGCGGCAACGAGTTACCAGTTATCGGTGCATTTACAGCGATCGTACAACTCGGTGATCACAGCAGGCCGGCTGAATTTTACGTTGTGCAGGGGAGCGGAAAGATTTTGATTGGTCGAGATACTGCTACAGAGATGGGAGTCTTGAAGATTAGCACATCTGTCAACAAGGTTGATGCGGGACCACCAGCAACTGCTGAAAATCAACCATCCACTACAGTTGAACGTCCATCAAACATCAACGAACCACCGTCATCTCATCTGGGTACCATCAAAGATATGATTGTTGATATCCCAATCAATCCAGAGGTCACGCCGGTTATTCAGCCGTACCGGCGCATACCAGTGGCACTAGAAAACCTGGTTGATCGAAAAATTGATGAGCTGTTGGCCCAAGGCGTCATCGAGAAGGTTAACGAACCATCTAAATGGGTGTCTCCGATGGTCGTGGTGCCCAAAGGTGACGACGTACGCATATGTGTCGATATGCGTCGGGCCAATGAGGCTGTTGCGAGGGAGAACCATCCATTACCAACCATTGAAGATTTTTTGCCACACCTGGCAAAAGCGAAAGTGTTTTCCAGACTGGATGTCAAGAACGCATTCCACCAG GTCGAAATATCGCAGAAGTCCCGAGAGATAACAACTTTTATCACGCGTCGAGGGCTGTACAGATACACCAGGTTGATGTTTGGAATCAACTGCGCCCCTGAGTTGTTCCAGAAAATTATGGAACAGATTCTATGTGGGTGCGAAGGCTGCGTTAATTTCATTGACGACGTTATAGTGTTCGGGGCAGACCAAGAGGAACACGATGCACGGTTGCAAATGGTTCTTCGTAGGATGAGTGATATGAACGTTTTGCTGAATAATAGCAAATGCGTTTACGGTGTAACCGAGCTTAAATTTTTGGGACATTTTTTGTCAGACAACGGAATTACACCGGACTCTGACAAATTGGAGTCGATTAAAAATTTTCGTGAGCCAAAAACTGCCGAGGAAACCAGAAGTTTTTTGGGCCTAGTAAATTACGTTGGGAAATTCATCCCAAACCTGGCCACCCTAACGGAGCCTCTTCGACAGTTAACTAGACATCAGAGCAAATTCGTATGGAATCGAGAACATCAAACAGCATTCGAAGAACTCAAGCGGCATTTGATGAATCCGTGCACGTTGGGCTACTTTGATGGGGATGATCGTACACAGCTGATTGCGGATGCTAGCCCTGTTGGGTTAGGGGCCGTGCTTATTCAAATCAACGACAAAGGTCCCAGAATAATTTCGTATGCGAGTAGGAGTTTGACGGATGTAGAGAAACGGTATGCACAGATAGAAAAGGAAGCGTTAGCGCTTGTCTGGGCCGTTGAACGGTTCCATTATTATCTGTTCGGTCGTTCTTTTGATTTGATTACCGACCACAAACCTTTGGAGGCAATTTTTGGGCCGAAATCGAAACCATGTGCGCGGATAGAAAGGTGGGTGGTTCGATTGCTGACATACAAGGGAAGAGTCATCTACCGCCCCGGAAAATCGAACATTGCGGATCCTCTATCGCGACTGGCAGTTACCTCAGAGCAGAGCGGAAAGCCATTCGAAGAATATACGGAACATTACGTGAATTGGGTTGCGATTAACGCTGCTCCAGTCGCGCTGAAGTTGACGGAAATTGAACAGGAATCTGAACGTGATGAAGCAATTAAAGCAGTCGGAATTGGTTTGCAACAGGGAGAATGGTGTGAAGCTGCTACTCCGTTCAAGCTTTTCTGTTCTGAGCTATGCTTTGCTGGGAAAATTTTGCTCCGTGGAACTAGAATGGTCATCCCTGAGAACCTGAGAGCGCGGACCCTAGATTTGGCTCACGAGGGCCACCCGGGAATGACGATAATGAAACAGCGACTGCGTGCTAAGGTGTGGTGGCCAAAATTGGACACTCAAGTCGAGAAGTATGTCAAAGGCTGTCGTGGATGCGCATTAGTGGCAGCGCCTGCACCACCAGAGCCTATGAAGCGAAAAGAGTTACCATCGCAACCTTGGCAACATGTTGCTATCGATTTTCTTGGGCCACTCCCATCCGGACATTATCTGTTCGTGGTAGTCGACTACTTCAGTCGATATATCGAAGTTGAAATAATGAAGAAAACAGACTCCACTGAAACAATTAAGCGCTTGTCGACAATTTTCGCTCGATTCGGACTTCCGGTTACAGTTACTGCTGATAATGGCCCGCAATTTACCAGCGAGGAGTTTCGGAACTATTGTGAATCTAGTAACATCAAGTTGATAAGCACTACGCCCTATTGGCCGCAGCAAAACGGCGAGGTGGAGCGGCAAAATAGGTCGATATTGAAGAGACTCTCCATCAGTCAAGCCACAAACACAGACTGGGTAAGTGAACTTAACAAATATTTGCTCATGTACAGATCCTCCCCACACTCGACGACGGGAAAAACTCCATCGGAGATGCTGTTTGGCTACAATATTCGCGATAAGGTTCCTTCTATTAACCAGCCAAAAGAAATCGACGAAGAAACGGCCGACAGGGACAGAGAAAAAAAGGAGAAGGGAAAACTATATGCCGATGAACGACGAAATGCCAAACCAAACTCTATCACAGAAGGCGACAAGGTACTTGTCAAACGGATGACGAAACCTAACAAATTAGCTACGACGTTCGAGCCCGTGGTCTATGATGTCATCAAAAGGAAAGGAGGAGATGTAGTAGTGGCATCAGAAGACACGGGTACAGCATATCGGAGACATGTTTCTCATTTGCAACGAGTTATTGGTGAAGGCGAGCCTGGAGGTACGTGCGTCAACCCGTCGAATCTTCAAGGGAGCGGAGCTACAAAACGAAGTGCTGTTGATTTACCCGAAACAGAATCCAGATCAAAACGACCAACGCGGCAACCAGGATATTTGCGAGACTATGTGTAA